In a genomic window of Methylobacter sp. YRD-M1:
- a CDS encoding BON domain-containing protein, with translation MKSIKHSPVFFLALMLASIAGCATTDTASDTMADRSRTTTGQYVDDSTITTKVKAAIFNEPGLESADINVETNQGNVQLSGFVESRDDITRAVEVAQRVDGVRSVKNDMRLKEKGYR, from the coding sequence ATGAAATCAATCAAACATAGCCCAGTATTTTTTCTAGCTCTGATGTTGGCATCAATAGCCGGTTGCGCAACCACTGATACAGCCTCGGATACAATGGCCGATAGAAGCAGAACCACCACCGGTCAGTATGTTGACGACAGCACGATCACCACTAAGGTAAAAGCGGCCATATTTAATGAACCGGGTCTGGAATCTGCTGATATCAACGTCGAAACAAATCAAGGCAATGTGCAGTTAAGCGGTTTTGTGGAGTCTCGGGACGATATCACCAGAGCGGTTGAAGTCGCTCAACGAGTCGATGGCGTCAGATCGGTAAAAAATGATATGCGGCTTAAAGAGAAGGGATATAGATAG
- a CDS encoding ferritin-like domain-containing protein, producing the protein MSKKHHLTDVQTLRKQARQHIDDGAVTAGYAADAQRVIKLLNDALATELVCVLRYRRHYFMAQGIQSRSIADEFLVHANEEQGHADQIARRIVQLGGEPDFSPDSLSSRSHAEYVEGDSLVDMIKEDLVAERIAIDSYREMIQYLGDSDPTTRTMLEGILAVEEEHADELADLLQGRITETSS; encoded by the coding sequence ATGTCTAAAAAACATCATTTGACTGACGTCCAGACCTTGCGCAAGCAGGCACGCCAGCATATCGATGACGGCGCGGTAACAGCAGGCTATGCGGCTGATGCGCAGAGGGTCATCAAGCTGCTTAATGATGCATTGGCCACGGAACTGGTATGCGTGCTGCGTTATCGCCGCCACTACTTTATGGCTCAGGGCATTCAGTCCCGGAGCATCGCCGATGAGTTTCTCGTACACGCCAATGAGGAACAAGGGCACGCCGATCAGATTGCGCGGCGTATCGTACAGTTGGGCGGAGAGCCCGATTTCTCGCCGGACAGCCTGTCCAGCCGCAGCCATGCGGAATATGTGGAAGGCGATTCGCTGGTCGATATGATCAAGGAAGATCTGGTGGCTGAACGCATCGCCATCGACAGTTATCGGGAGATGATCCAGTACCTGGGCGACAGTGATCCGACCACGCGTACTATGCTGGAAGGCATACTGGCTGTAGAAGAGGAACATGCCGACGAACTGGCCGATCTGCTGCAAGGAAGAATCACGGAAACGAGTTCATGA